The region TAATCTGCCTGTGTTACAGAAAACGCTGATGGAAAGTACATCTCACCATTCCACGACATACCTATGTATGCTGACGAGAGCAAGGTGAGATAGCACCTGTCACCTTTACCCCAATAAATGTGTTGATATATGTGCATATGTTTTGATATACTTCAGTTTATTAATTACAGACATGTAACTGTTTGAAATCGTGCTTTCAGTACAGCAAGGTCATAGTGTGTTTGTAGAAGGCAACGGCctttactctttattttctcAGTGCTGTGTCAATAGGTGAGCTACAACTCAACCTATCAGATCTTTATTCTACACAGCTGCAGCATAAGGCCAGCTCTGTTCTCATCCTTTAAATTCTGAGTTTCAGCTTCttcactccagtttttgctttgTTGTCTCTAAAGGGGGAACAAAATGCTACAGGAACACTTTTGTACCTGCAGCTATAGCACTTCTTAACTTTTGACTTCTTAACAAAACTAGCACAACATGATACACTTTCACTTTAATGGaatatgtcttgttttaaaatggatgattttttagtgtgttttctctgATTGTGTCCTGAAATGTGaacaagttttgtttttatttgttgttttttttggctCTGGAATGCCAGAACTTCTTTCTGCACAGCAAATCTACCTTTTAGGAACTAATGAAGATACTttgaaccttgaaccttgaaTATGATTACAGAAGATCATCTGTTATCTTATCAGGCTGAAACTATTAATCATATTTGTGGTAACTGATTGGCCAAAGTAAAAGCTAGAATGCAGCCCATTATGTAAGCATTATTTGTTTTGAAGTTGTCACGttcagttttccattttagtAAATTATGATTGATTATTGTCTTTTACAGAACATCTTTCACATGGTTGTTGAAGTGCCAAGATGGACAAATGCCAAAATGGAGGTAATAATCTATCCTTTATGTTCTAGTTTGCCCTatttttgaaatgataaaaCTATTGCACATTTTGATGTGATGTTTGCATGATGAGTTTGGCTTTGACTTTTggatacaaataaataaaatcatttagtAAAACACAATTAGCTTAAGGCATTAACATGACCacagtgtatttttattttttttcaaacagggatgaagaaaataaataaccAAGGGCCCATGTGTCTTAACTTGtccatataaaacaaaaatgcacctatatttgtttaaaaatgagaatttaaTTTTAGTTCAAATGATTGGGCATATTGCGATAAAGCGTAATACTGTATGATCATATGTTTAAAAGCAACTACAATGTAAATTATTTCCAGATTGCCACTAAAGATGTTTTGAACCCAATTAAACAAGATGTGAAGAAAGAGAAGCTGCGATATGTTGCCAACGTTTTTCCACATAAAGGTTACATCTGGAACTATGGAGCCATTCCTCAGGTTAGTAGTTCATTCAAAACACATCTACTGtgctttttaaatgcattaagACAAATGATTGGTCATTTTACTCAATTCCTCTGTCATGCTTTGCTTGGGGATGCTTCAGACATGGGAAGACCCTGCACACAAAGATGGAGACACTGGCTGCTGCGGTGACAACGACCCCATTGATGTCTGTGAAATTGGCAGTAAGGTACAACACTGGCTGACAATCGGTTTTACTGTTCGCCAATGCTCTTGTATAACTGGGGTAATAACTAAAAATAAGTACTGGGCTGCTGATGATGACTGTAATGCATTGCCTGCTGAATTGTGCTTGTGTAGGTTTGCTCCCGCGGTGAGGTAATCAAAGTGAAAGTGCTCGGCATCCTGGCCATGATCGATGAAGGGGAGACTGATTGGAAAGTGATTGTAATCAATGTAGAGGACCCTGAAGCCAACGACTTGAACAGTAagcactttatttcttttttccccctcagcCTGATTTATGAGCACTCTGCGTGTGTGTTACTGAACTTGCTTTCTCTCATATTTGTATCAGACATCAGTGATGTCCGACGCCTGAAACCTGGTTATCTGGAGGCCACGGTTGATTGGTTTAAGCGCTACAAGGTCCCTGATGGGAAACCAGAAAACCGGTTTGCTTTCAACGAGGAGTTCAAAGACAAGGTCTCCATCCGCatgcacttttttcttttaactatCTTTTGACTGAATTTCAAAGAGGAAAATAACAGTTCTGTTTAATGTAACAAAGCAATCACACAGTTGGTCAAGGAATCACATCCAGAAGCCTTCATAATAGAAATGCCAGTAACAAAACAATTCTTAGGCCCTTTCTGTGATCTTCATACCACACTTCATTTAATATTTAGGAGATCCAGAGGGTTTCTCATATTTTCTTGGATGAGTCCtttctttaaattcaacttCTCTAAAGTGACATAATCCACTCATAGAGATCTCCTTTACAGAAAATTGTACTGCTGTGGTTCCTGAGTATCTCAACTCTGTGATAGActtatttttgtcccttttcaaaCTAGAGAAGATATAAGGCTTTATTTTAGAACCATACTTTGGCTTTACTGGACTTACTTGTGTAATTATAGATATTCTCACATTCTGTTTAATTCTTTTGTTTCAGGACTTTGCCACTGAAATTATTAAGAGCACACACAACTTCTGGAAAGCCCTCATTTCCCAGCAGACCAGTGCTGGTAAACTGAACTGGTAAGACCTATTCTTATTAACAAGGCtttattcaaaaatatatcTGCTTTCATAACAAATGCACAGtgtattttgtgcatttatggCTCCTTCTCAATAAATGACTATCTTATCTTGCAACACAGCAAAAACACGTGCGTCTCGGACAGTGACAGCCCATACTGCTGCTCTGTGGAGGAGGCCAAAGCTGCTGTTGATGAGGTAAGATTTGGTTTATTCGTTGTTGCAGCAAAACATGCAAGTTCTTGTATTTCAacactttgaaatgaaatacgTCTGTTTTTAGACATGTCCTTGTGGAAAACCAGAACAAATCCCCTCATCAGGTAGAGTTATTAAAGATGTTTCTGTAAATAATGTCCAGATTGTTGAATATCCTCTTTACCTAATATAATCTGACATGAATCTGTTACTTTTTCATTTGCAGTCGATCAGTGGTTCTACTACGAGAGGAAATAAACAAGGAGCTGTCTGGATTGGCACAGAGTGAAAGGATCATCAATTATAGGTGTTCTTAGAATAGATGGTCTTCTCTAGGAACCAGTAGGATGATGGGATGTGGATGGTCGGGCTTGGGTcagcttttttcctgtagacaaagaaagtgtttaaaaagtgtagAGAAAGTCAAATGTTCTTGACCAATGGtttttcacttatttaacaAAGGTCTTGTTGACCATGTGCTTTCATGAACAAAGTGCAGGTACTAGTAGATGCCCTGTATCAAATGCTGAACTGCTTTAAAAGAGCAACTTGGGTTAAATTATAGTCGATGTGTAACATGCCCCTGCTTTTCcagcactgtaaaataaaataattgaaCAAATCTTGTCTAAGTTTATTCTTAATAAAGTTCTCTGTCGCTTTCAGAAGTTGGAAGTTTGATGAACTTATCTGTTGGGAGTTTGCAGGAACAAAATATCTTCATAAACATGGCTTTGTGGTCTATAATTTAGTCATTTTGGTAGTGCTGCCACCTAGTGTCCAGCGCCTTACACTCCCTGTCTTGTGTAATGTAACTTGTTTGTATGAAATGTAATACTTGTCATCATTCACGGTTTAGTCCCAAATACatttaaatccatatttttgAAAGCTTTCAAGGCTTAACCATTATTATTCAGCAAcagttttaaagataaaaatgggaGGTAAGAATCAAACCACAAATAAATACGAAGAAAGCACAGTATATTTAATTCACAGTTCTGTGCTGCAGAATTGTGTAGCTACTGTGTGGTTCTATTTAATATTAAAGCAAAAGTTAACATTTTCACGTGAATTAAATTTACTCCACAGGTAAACACTAACAAGGAAAAAAACTCTTGAAACATTTACATTCAACATAGATTATGATACATTTAAAGCTAACCCTTTGTTCCTATATAAGATACTGTAGGCCTacagggggcccatggaggtcagcaaaatcatggtccattgtaaaccatatttaatttctttactgagtaataaccactcttaaaGCAactaataaatatttaaaattactTGCTAGATTACTTGCATTTAAAGTCCATAGTATAAATGTCAGTCAAAATACATGGAAAATAGACAAgcatacagtcgctagaaaaagtatgtgaaccctttgagatttcttggatttctgaataaattggtcatcaaatgtgttctgatcttcatctaagtcacaacaatagacaaacacagtctgcttaaactaatactgcacaaaaaataatatgttttcatgtttttattaaacaaaacatgtaaacattcacagtgcagggtggaaaaagtatgtgaacccctaggctaatgactggttgaccctcccttggcagcaataacctcaaccaaacgtttcctgtagttgcagatcagacctgcacaatggtcaggaggaattttggaccattcctctttacaaaactgtttcagttctgcaatattcttgggatgtctggtgtgcatcgctctcttgaggtcatgccacagcatctcaattgagttgaggtcaggactctgactgggccactccagaaggcgtattttcttctgttgaagccattctgttgttgatttacttctatgctttgggtcgttgtcctgttgtcCTGGGTTGTtgtcacccatcctctgttgagcttcagctggtggacagatggtcttaagttttcctgcaaaatgtcttgataaacttgggaattcatttttccgtcaatgacagcaatccgtccaggccctgaggcagcaaagcagccccaaaccatgatggcccttCCACCATATCACCATatcagttgggatgaggttttgatgttggtgtgctgtgcctttttttctccacacatagcgttgtgtgttccttccaaacaactcaattttggtttcatctatggacagaatattttgccagtagtgctgtggaacatccaggtgctcttttgtaaacttcaaacatgcagcaatgtgttttttggacagcagtggcttcctctgtggtgtcctcccatgaactccattcttatttaatgttttacttattgtagatttgtcaacacaaatgttgacgtgtgccagagatttctgtaagtctttagctgacactgtAGGAGTCTTCTTctcctcattgagcattctgcgctgtgttcttgcagtcatctttacaggacgaccacagCTAgagagagtagcaacagtgctgaaccttctccatttgtagacagtctgtcttactgtg is a window of Cheilinus undulatus linkage group 6, ASM1832078v1, whole genome shotgun sequence DNA encoding:
- the ppa1b gene encoding inorganic pyrophosphatase; the protein is MSYTVEERGNPNSLSYRLFFKNADGKYISPFHDIPMYADESKNIFHMVVEVPRWTNAKMEIATKDVLNPIKQDVKKEKLRYVANVFPHKGYIWNYGAIPQTWEDPAHKDGDTGCCGDNDPIDVCEIGSKVCSRGEVIKVKVLGILAMIDEGETDWKVIVINVEDPEANDLNNISDVRRLKPGYLEATVDWFKRYKVPDGKPENRFAFNEEFKDKDFATEIIKSTHNFWKALISQQTSAGKLNCKNTCVSDSDSPYCCSVEEAKAAVDETCPCGKPEQIPSSVDQWFYYERK